The following proteins come from a genomic window of Accipiter gentilis chromosome 2, bAccGen1.1, whole genome shotgun sequence:
- the FBXO32 gene encoding F-box only protein 32 — protein sequence MPFLGQDWRSPGQSWVKTADGWTRFLDEKSGGYVGDISSFCKKDDHNKENLFNSLNYDVAAKKRKKDLLNNKAKIQYFHQEKWIYVHKGSTKERHGYCTLGEAFNRLDFSSAILDSRRFNYVVRLLELIAKSQLTSLSGIAQKNYMNILEKVVQKVLEDQQNIRLIRELLQTLYTSLCTLVQRVGKSVLVGNINMWVHRMESILHWQQQLNNIQITRPAFKGTTLTDLPLCLQLNIMQRLSDGRDLVSLGQVAPDLQALSEDRLLWKKLCQYHFTDRQIRKRLILSDKGQLDWKKMYFKLIRCYPRKEQYGDTLQLCRHCHILSWKGTDHPCTANNPETCSTSLSPQDFINLFRF from the exons ATGCCGTTCCTGGGGCAGGACTGGCGCTCCCCCGGGCAGAGCTGGGTGAAGACGGCCGACGGCTGGACGCGCTTCCTCGACGAGAAGAGCGGCGGCTATGTCGGCGACATCAGCAG CTTTTGTAAAAAGGACGATCACAACAAAGAGAATCTCTTCAACAGCCTGAACTATGATGTTGCtgccaagaagaggaaaaaagacctGCTGAATAACAAAGCCAAGATTCAAT ATTTCCACCAGGAGAAGTGGATCTATGTTCACAAGGGGAGCACAAAAGAG cGCCATGGTTACTGCACCTTGGGAGAAGCCTTCAACCGACTTGACTTTTCCAGTGCTATCCTGGACTCCAGGCGATTCAACTATGTTGTGAGG CTGTTGGAGCTGATAGCAAAGTCTCAGCTGACGTCACTGAGTGGCATTGCCCAGAAAAATTACATGAACATTTTGGAAAAAGTGGTGCAGAAAG TCCTTGAAGATCAGCAGAACATCAGGCTAATACGAGAATTGCTGCAGACCCTCTACACGTCCCTCTGCACGTTAGTTCAACGAGTCGGCAAGTCTGTCCTGGTTGGGAACATCAACATGTGGGTGCACAGGATGGAGAGTATTCTCCACTGGCAGCAGCAACTGAACAACATTCAGATCACCAGG CCTGCCTTTAAAGGAACCACTTTAACAGACCTGCCATTGTGTTTACAATTGAACATCATGCAGCGACTGAGTGATGGGAGAGATCTGGTTAGCCTCGGTCAGGTGGCTCCTGACTTGCAAGCGCTCAGTGAAGACCGGCTGCTGTGGAAGAAACTCTGCCAGTACCACTTCACAGACAGACAG attcGCAAAAGGCTAATCTTATCTGACAAGGGACAGCTGGATTGGAAAAAGATGTACTTCAAGCTCATAAGGTGTTACCCACGGAAGGAGCAGTATGGTGACACACTGCAGCTGTGCAGGCACTGCCACATCCTCTCCTGGAAG gGTACTGATCACCCTTGCACAGCCAACAACCCGGAGACTTGCTCCACCTCTCTTTCACCACAAGACTTTATCAACTTGTTCAGGTTCTGA